Proteins encoded by one window of Haematobia irritans isolate KBUSLIRL chromosome 2, ASM5000362v1, whole genome shotgun sequence:
- the LOC142223979 gene encoding sporozoite-associated mosquito saliva protein 1-like, protein MTQILFRTILLIGVIQLSLACNGYKAKLLKVENCAGSDAVITIDEDFSVKLNKNCEIVPKGCIHSKAFTTAVSTYKVVKDGIPLAEGQMDLCSMADSIPDEAYQYIKMFGAPASCPVKEDNICGNDNKIDLSKYKSMLSLARGLIVVDSSIEHDTGKSCIHIEMELTK, encoded by the exons ATGACCCAAATTCTTTTTCGTACTATTTTATTGATAGGTGTTATCCAATTGAGTTTGGCTTGT aaTGGCTACAAAGCAAAATTATTAAAAGTGGAAAACTGTGCTGGATCGGATGCTGTCATAACAATAgatgaagatttttccgttaaattaaataaaaattgtgaaattgtaCCCAAAGGATGTATACACAGCAAGGCTTTTACTACAGCCGTTTCCACCTATAAGGTAGTAAAAGATGGAATACCTCTTGCTGAAGGTCAAATGGATTTGTGTAGTATGGCTGATAGTATACCCGACGAAGCTtatcaatatataaaaatgtttggagCTCCTGCTTCCTGTCCTGTTAAAGAG GATAATATTTGTGGGAATGACAACAAAATCGATTTATCCAAATATAAATCCATGTTAAGTCTTGCTCGTGGTTTAATTGTAGTTGATTCTAGTATTGAACATGATACT GGTAAATCTTGCATTCATATCGAAATGGAACTAACCAAGTGA